One stretch of Armigeres subalbatus isolate Guangzhou_Male chromosome 2, GZ_Asu_2, whole genome shotgun sequence DNA includes these proteins:
- the LOC134212749 gene encoding small ribosomal subunit protein uS7, whose translation MSEVEAFDNFEEEQPQVFDQAPVVQPAELPDIKLFGRWSSDDIHISDISVSDYIAVKEKHAKYLPHSAGRYAAKRFRKAQCPIVERLTNSLMMKGRNNGKKLKAVRIVRHAFEIMHLLTGENPLQIVVQAIINSGPREDSTRIGRAGTVRRQAVDVSPLRRVNQAIWLLCTGAREAAFRNIKTIAECLADELINAAKGSSNSYAIKKKDELERVAKSNR comes from the exons ATGTCTGAAGTGGAAGCGTTCGATAACTTCGAGGAGGAACAGCCCCAGGTCTTCGATCAGGCCCCGGTGGTGCAGCcagcggaacttccggacaTTAAGCTGTTCGGTCGCTGGAGCAGCGACGATATCCACATTTCGGATATTTCCGTGTCGGACTACATCGCCGTCAAGGAAAAGCACGCCAAATATCTGCCCCATTCGGCTGGCCGTTATGCCGCCAAGCGTTTCCGCAAGGCCCAGTGCCCGATCGTGGAACGCTTGACCAACTCGCTGATGATGAAGGGCCGCAACAACGGCAAGAAGCTGAAGGCCGTCCGCATCGTGCGCCACGCGTTCGAGATCATGCACCTGCTGACCGGGGAGAACCCGCTGCAGATCGTGGTTCAGGCCATCATCAACTCCGGACCACGTGAAGACTCGACCCGTATCGGCCGTGCCGGTACCGTCCGTCGTCAAGCCGTCGACGTGTCGCCGCTCCGTCGTGTCAACCAG GCTATCTGGCTGCTGTGTACTGGTGCCCGCGAAGCTGCATTCCGTAACATCAAGACCATCGCTGAATGTTTGGCTGATGAGCTGATCAACGCTGCTAAG gGTTCCTCCAACTCGTACGCCATcaagaagaaggatgaattgGAACGTGTCGCCAAGTCTAACCGATAA